One window of Cherax quadricarinatus isolate ZL_2023a chromosome 18, ASM3850222v1, whole genome shotgun sequence genomic DNA carries:
- the LOC128689513 gene encoding zinc finger protein 84-like — protein MKYLLVKNMEKHKAYKPHQCSECKKCFSKKSYLVRHMQVHTGDKPYHCSECLKCFNKKSNLVRHMLVHTGDKPYQCSECPKRFSVKEHLVRHMQVHTGDKPYQCSECPKRFSVKEHLVRHMQVHTGDKPYQCSECPKRFSVKEHLVRHMRVHTGDKPYQCSECPKRFSVKEHLVRHMRVHTGDKPYQCSECPKSFSAKGCLTTHMRVHTGAKPYQCSECLKCFGMKGHLLTHMLVHTGDKPYQCSECPKSFSVKEHLVRHMRVHTGDKPYQCPECLRCFSVKDYLLKHMRVHTGDKPYQCLECSKCFSEKCTLVRHMRIHTGDKPYQCSECLKCFRERGSLLKHIRVHTGDKPYQCSECSKCFSVKSRLVTHMQIHTGDKQYQCSECLKCFTVKSSLVKHMRMHTGDKQYQCSECLKCFSVKSSLVTHMQIHTGDKPYQCSECLKCFNEKGHLVRHMLVHTGDKPYQCCECLKCFSIKGHLVTHMRIHTGDKPHQCSECLKCFSVKGSLVRHMLVHTGDKPYQCPECLKCFRQKSHLVKHMQVHTGDKTC, from the coding sequence atgaaATACCTTCTTGTGAAAAATATGGAGAAACATAAAGCATATAAACCgcatcagtgttcagagtgtaaGAAATGTTTTAGTAAAAAATCCTATCTTGTGAGACATATgcaagtacatacaggagataaaccatatcactgttctgagtgtctgaaatgttttaataaaaaatccaATCTTGTGAGACATATGCTGGTACATACAGGAGACAAACCatatcagtgctcagagtgtccAAAACGTTTTAGTGTAAAAGAACACCTTGTGAGACATATGCAGGTACATACAGGAGACAAACCatatcagtgctcagagtgtccAAAACGTTTTAGTGTAAAAGAACACCTTGTGAGACATATGCAGGTACATACAGGAGACAAACCATATCAGTGCTCAGAATGTCCAAAACGTTTTAGTGTAAAAGAACACCTTGTGAGACATATGCGGGTACATACAGGAGACAAACCATATCAGTGCTCAGAATGTCCAAAACGTTTTAGTGTAAAAGAACACCTTGTGAGACATATGCGGGTACATACAGGAGACAAACCatatcagtgctcagagtgtccAAAGTCTTTTAGTGCAAAAGGCTGTCTTACGACACATatgcgagtacatacaggagctaaaccatatcagtgctccgagtgtctgaaatgttttggTATGAAAGGCCATCTTTTGACACACATGCTGGTACATACAGGAGACAAACCATATCAGTGCTCAGAATGTCCAAAAAGTTTTAGTGTGAAAGAACACCTTGTGAGACATatgcgagtacatacaggagataaaccatatcagtgcCCTGAGTGTCTGAGATGTTTTAGTGTAAAAGACTATCTTTTGAAACATatgcgagtacatacaggagataaaccatatcagtgcTTAGAATGTTCAAAATGTTTTAGTGAAAAATGCACTCTTGTGAGGCACATGcgaatacatacaggagataaaccatatcagtgctctgagtgtctgaaatgttttagagAAAGAGGCAGTCTTTTGAAACATAtacgagtacatacaggagataaaccatatcagtgcTCAGAATGTTCAAAATGTTTTAGTGTAAAAAGccgtcttgtgacacatatgcaaatacatacaggagataaacaaTATCAGTGctctgagtgtctgaaatgttttactgtaaaaagcagtcttgtgaaacatatgcgaatgcatacaggagataaacaATATCAGTGctctgagtgtctgaaatgttttagtgtaaaaagcagtcttgtgacacatatgcaaatacatacaggagataaaccatatcagtgctccgagtgtctgaaatgttttaatgAAAAAGGCCATCTTGTGAGACACATGctagtacatacaggagataagccctatcagtgttgtgagtgtctgAAGTGTTTTAGTATAAAAGGCCATCTTGTAACACATATGCGAATACATACAGGTGATAAACCACATCAGTGCTccgagtgtctgaaatgttttagtgtaaaaGGCAGTCTTGTGAGACACATGctagtacatacaggagataaaccatatcagtgccctgagtgtctgaaatgttttaggcAAAAATCCCATCTTGTAAAACATATGCAAGTACATACAGGAGACAAAACATGTTaa